One genomic window of Desulfobacterales bacterium includes the following:
- a CDS encoding tetratricopeptide repeat protein, with translation MDGFSVNRGWPVIQWIGLGLCLVMLNTGCTPGPGVLDSGHGSAPSEDTAVDTSVDRGCAYFHFLWGKSAENDHRYEEALEAYEKLLLCDDGNIETMRTLATLLIKMDRNQEAMGWLRKVVKRKPGDIEARRLLAGLYAATGDDAAAVAEYRELLRIKEDEQALLMLASLYAREQKFAKARDLLDRLIRGGGDPSLGYYNLGRLYRRQHALPEAVAAYRKALELHWSAPLAVELAGLYEQLDRYDPAIRLYRRILAEDEGRESVRLRLINALLAADRTGQALTELRLLREVTANPEQVEISISRLLFARKKYAQAIEILSGLLADDPKRNSVRFFLALAYQENGDSSRARQLLALIPPAAREYEESVMTIVRILWGEEKREEAIRTLEKQVDDPALRRMGFSIMLATLYREEGRVDQARQVLDQALALFPDNADLQYEYGLFLDQIGDKEGAFARMEIVLGLDPENSAALNYIGYTWADQGIKLQQALEYIKKAVALSPADGYIRDSLGWVYFRLGDMERAVVELEKAVQMSGDDPLILEHLGDIYLRLDRRDDARAVFEKAEGLCQDRKMKARLRDKLEKLRQGR, from the coding sequence ATGGACGGATTTTCGGTTAATCGCGGCTGGCCCGTTATTCAATGGATCGGGCTGGGCCTTTGCCTGGTGATGTTGAACACTGGCTGCACTCCCGGGCCCGGGGTCCTGGACAGTGGGCATGGGTCTGCACCATCCGAGGATACGGCCGTTGATACGAGCGTGGATCGCGGTTGCGCCTATTTTCATTTCCTGTGGGGTAAATCCGCGGAAAACGATCATCGCTACGAGGAGGCCCTGGAGGCCTATGAAAAACTCCTGCTCTGCGATGACGGGAATATTGAGACCATGCGGACCCTGGCCACCCTGCTGATCAAGATGGATCGGAACCAGGAGGCCATGGGGTGGCTACGCAAGGTGGTGAAGAGGAAACCCGGGGATATTGAGGCGCGCCGGTTGCTGGCCGGACTCTATGCGGCCACGGGCGATGATGCGGCGGCAGTGGCCGAGTACCGGGAACTGCTGCGGATCAAGGAGGATGAGCAGGCCCTGCTCATGCTCGCCTCTCTCTATGCCCGGGAGCAGAAGTTTGCCAAGGCCCGGGATCTGCTGGACCGGTTGATCCGGGGCGGCGGTGATCCTTCCCTGGGTTATTATAATCTCGGCCGGCTGTACCGCCGGCAGCACGCCCTGCCGGAGGCGGTTGCCGCCTACCGCAAGGCCCTGGAACTCCACTGGTCGGCGCCCCTGGCCGTTGAACTGGCCGGCTTGTATGAACAACTTGACAGGTATGATCCCGCCATCCGGTTGTACCGCCGGATCCTGGCGGAGGATGAGGGCCGGGAGTCTGTCCGTCTCCGGTTGATCAACGCCCTGCTTGCCGCGGACCGGACCGGCCAGGCCTTGACCGAGTTGCGGCTGTTACGAGAGGTTACCGCCAACCCCGAACAGGTGGAAATCTCCATCAGCCGGCTTCTCTTTGCCCGCAAAAAGTATGCCCAGGCCATTGAGATCCTTTCCGGCCTGCTGGCCGATGATCCGAAGCGGAACTCGGTCCGTTTTTTTCTGGCCCTTGCCTATCAGGAAAACGGTGACAGCAGCCGGGCCCGGCAACTGCTGGCCCTGATCCCGCCGGCGGCCCGGGAATACGAAGAAAGCGTGATGACCATTGTCCGGATTCTGTGGGGCGAGGAGAAAAGGGAAGAGGCGATCAGGACCCTGGAGAAGCAGGTGGATGACCCGGCCCTCCGGCGGATGGGTTTTTCAATAATGCTCGCCACCCTCTACCGGGAGGAGGGCCGGGTTGACCAGGCCCGGCAGGTGCTTGACCAGGCCCTGGCCCTCTTTCCGGACAATGCGGATTTGCAGTACGAGTACGGGCTGTTCCTTGACCAGATCGGCGACAAGGAGGGCGCCTTTGCCAGAATGGAGATCGTCCTGGGCCTGGACCCGGAAAACAGCGCCGCGCTCAACTACATCGGCTACACCTGGGCTGATCAGGGAATAAAACTTCAGCAGGCCCTGGAGTACATTAAAAAAGCCGTGGCCCTGAGCCCGGCTGACGGCTATATCCGGGACAGCCTCGGCTGGGTCTACTTCAGGCTCGGCGATATGGAGCGGGCCGTGGTTGAGTTGGAAAAGGCGGTGCAGATGAGCGGAGATGATCCGCTGATCCTTGAACATCTCGGCGACATCTATCTCAGACTGGACCGGAGAGACGACGCCCGGGCGGTTTTTGAAAAGGCGGAAGGGCTTTGCCAGGACCGGAAAATGAAGGCGCGGCTCCGGGACAAGCTCGAGAAATTGAGACAGGGCCGGTGA
- the tmk gene encoding dTMP kinase gives MALKTNHWPGRLIAFEGIDGTGKSTQVRLLAEELIRRGHRVVMTREPTDGPFGQRIRRLYSDRNSVSRQEEMELFVADRRQHVDEVILPALGDGKVVITDRYYYSTAAYQGAAGLDPEEIIRRNEEFAPRPDLVLLLELDPAQGIDRIRNSRNEELNAFEQEESLARVATVFNRLQGDHIQRLDASRSVAGVHDEVLQQVEALFKG, from the coding sequence ATGGCGCTCAAAACAAATCATTGGCCCGGCCGGTTGATCGCCTTTGAGGGTATTGACGGCACCGGCAAGTCGACCCAGGTACGGCTGCTGGCCGAGGAGTTGATCCGGCGCGGCCACCGGGTGGTCATGACCCGCGAGCCCACCGACGGACCGTTCGGACAGCGGATCCGCAGGCTTTACAGCGATCGGAATTCCGTGTCCCGGCAGGAGGAGATGGAACTGTTTGTCGCTGATCGCCGCCAGCACGTTGACGAGGTGATTCTGCCGGCCCTGGGGGACGGCAAGGTGGTGATAACCGATCGCTATTACTACTCCACCGCCGCGTACCAGGGGGCGGCCGGCCTGGACCCGGAGGAGATCATCCGCAGGAACGAGGAGTTTGCCCCGCGGCCGGATCTGGTCCTCCTGCTGGAGCTTGATCCGGCCCAGGGTATTGATCGGATCAGAAATTCACGCAACGAGGAACTCAACGCCTTTGAGCAGGAGGAGTCCCTTGCCCGGGTGGCCACGGTTTTTAACCGGTTGCAAGGCGACCATATCCAACGGCTGGACGCTAGCCGTTCCGTTGCCGGGGTGCATGACGAGGTGTTGCAACAGGTGGAAGCGCTTTTCAAGGGGTGA